The following are from one region of the Aquirufa lenticrescens genome:
- a CDS encoding RagB/SusD family nutrient uptake outer membrane protein, whose amino-acid sequence MKNIKITALSFLLLAGSVMSCKDQLDIQNPNQPTPATAASEAGIVALAQGSVYKNGFTSAGNKYYDGVVGAFYNGVVGIHELMGDVVSAEAANTYMNNLSSPDMVTLDNGTQVANPNSPALQKSLLRAINTNSQQGGNPGWHEWAMMYQLNNACNTILDAVDKTTFTGDATAKKNAIKAWAYTWKGLAYARLGSLYYAGLIVNTPSVTNNTYVTKEAMIAESNANFDKAATAVNASGASGDFEEIVTALIPDFFQTEKGAVPTAGQWIKNLNTMKARNILVNTPAATMTAAQWDAILTLTNAGVGASDPVFAGNTNANGDIFGSSNYSVAARAVGSNASGGTYKISERLIQDFNTGDQRLAQNFKVYTVWVGNSDRGNAFNTRYAIKDGGNGLAGVYTYVNRTAGNAEIFLLGSYEENELMKAEAKLWKGDVAGAAASINAVREYQGAGIAAITSTNAAVVKEELRKERRVALAFRGLSFYDARRWGVLDGGRTGAVVISKDGSSISTNATIKYGYLDYWDVPNNELANNPAGAGSAPTTNPK is encoded by the coding sequence ATGAAAAACATAAAAATAACCGCGCTTTCCTTTCTGCTTTTAGCTGGATCGGTTATGTCGTGCAAGGATCAATTGGATATCCAAAATCCAAATCAGCCTACTCCTGCGACGGCTGCGTCTGAGGCTGGTATCGTTGCTTTAGCACAAGGATCTGTTTACAAAAACGGATTTACTTCTGCTGGTAATAAGTATTATGATGGTGTTGTAGGAGCTTTCTACAATGGTGTAGTAGGTATTCATGAATTAATGGGTGATGTTGTTTCAGCTGAAGCAGCGAACACTTACATGAATAACTTGTCTTCTCCAGATATGGTTACATTAGATAATGGAACGCAAGTAGCTAATCCAAATAGCCCTGCATTGCAGAAATCATTATTGCGTGCAATCAATACAAACTCACAACAAGGTGGTAACCCAGGTTGGCATGAGTGGGCGATGATGTACCAATTAAACAATGCTTGCAACACTATTTTAGATGCAGTGGATAAGACTACATTTACAGGTGATGCAACAGCAAAGAAAAATGCAATCAAGGCATGGGCTTATACTTGGAAAGGTTTAGCTTATGCTCGTCTTGGTTCATTATACTATGCGGGTTTAATTGTGAACACTCCATCGGTTACAAACAATACGTATGTAACGAAAGAGGCGATGATTGCTGAATCAAATGCTAATTTTGACAAAGCAGCAACAGCTGTAAATGCTTCAGGTGCATCAGGAGATTTTGAGGAGATCGTTACGGCTTTAATTCCGGATTTCTTCCAAACGGAAAAAGGTGCGGTTCCTACTGCTGGTCAGTGGATCAAAAACTTGAACACCATGAAGGCGCGTAATATCTTAGTAAATACTCCTGCAGCTACGATGACTGCTGCTCAGTGGGATGCTATTCTTACGTTGACTAATGCAGGTGTAGGTGCTTCTGATCCAGTATTTGCTGGTAACACGAATGCGAATGGAGATATCTTTGGTTCTTCTAACTATTCTGTGGCTGCGCGTGCAGTAGGTTCTAACGCATCAGGTGGAACGTATAAAATCTCTGAGCGTTTAATTCAGGATTTCAATACGGGTGACCAGCGTTTAGCTCAAAACTTCAAAGTTTATACCGTATGGGTAGGTAACTCTGACCGTGGTAATGCATTTAACACACGTTATGCAATCAAGGATGGTGGTAATGGTTTAGCAGGTGTTTATACATATGTTAACCGTACAGCTGGAAATGCAGAAATCTTCTTATTAGGTTCTTACGAGGAAAATGAGTTGATGAAAGCAGAAGCTAAATTGTGGAAAGGTGATGTAGCAGGTGCTGCTGCAAGCATTAATGCGGTTCGTGAGTACCAAGGTGCTGGAATTGCTGCGATCACTTCTACAAATGCTGCTGTTGTAAAAGAAGAATTACGTAAAGAACGCCGTGTGGCTTTAGCTTTCCGTGGTTTATCATTCTACGATGCTCGTCGTTGGGGCGTATTAGATGGCGGTCGCACAGGTGCGGTGGTTATCTCTAAAGATGGTTCATCTATCTCTACGAACGCAACGATTAAATATGGTTATTTAGATTATTGGGATGTTCCTAACAATGAGTTAGCGAATAATCCAGCTGGCGCGGGTTCTGCACCTACGACAAATCCTAAATAA